ATACGTAGAATGGTGCAGCGTACTAAATATGATCTGTCAGTGGAGTATCAGTGTGTTCAGCAAGGCAATCTCAGTAGACCTCTTGGTCACAATGTCTGGTAGAACATCCCATTTCATTTGATGGACTTTAACAAACCTGCatgatttgatatttttttgatATTGAGCAGTGAATGTTCATCAGGGcgtttgtcatttttttgtaatttttaactTTGCTGATGACTTTTTCAAAAACCAGGGCGGCGGATTAAGCCGGGATTTTCCAGATATCCTGGCCGAGTTAAACCTCTGTCTACAAAAGCAGTAATGCATAGGTTACCATGGCGATTTAGCTTGCTCCAGACCGTGCTAACAGCCAGGTTTAGTTAAGCCTGGAGCCTGATCTGTTCAGTCATCGATCACACCGATCAGAAACCAAGGAGTTTAGTTACCAATTCTGTTTTCTAGTCTGTCTGCgtctacatttttaatttaaaatgatccacGTGGATTATGTTATTGTTCGATTGTGTTTCTGAAGACCACTGTTCTAGTTTGACAGAAAGGCCTTTAGTAGACCATTGCAGTGTTAGGAGGATTGGAGAAATGgttgaaaagaaacaaatgtattGTAATCAAATAAATCCATATTAGTTTTAGCATACTTTTGAGACTTGTACTtatttaaatcataaatatgCTTTTGCCTCTATCAAGGGGGCTAATAATTAGATGATTTTGATCTAATTATCTGTTAAGCTGCCTTTGCGCTAACAGTTTAACAGTAGATTGtcccttcaaaacaaaagcatcacAACTCAATCAGGAAGTTAACTATAGGTAAAACTAATTAAAGGCGATCTAGGCAGGGACGTTGTAAGTTATTAGTAGTCATTTGCACATTGTAGTAGATATTTTATTCACACACTTCCTAGATACtgcaaaaatgttcttgtttttattttttgtttgttctgtataAATATGAATGTTCATATTAAGCTAAAGTTGTTTATTTgagaaaatgacaaatgatTAGGAcgatttttagttaaaaaatggtttggaaatgtacatttttcgCTAATTATGTATTCAATTGATCTGTTATCGTTTGCTGTTGAAGCAGGTTTCTTTTCTCGTATATGAAGTTCTTCAATTCCTCATAATCCTCAATAGAAATATGCTGTTTGTTTGGTGTGACTTATGATGTGCGCAGTTTATATAGCGCGTAGCATCAGTGAATCTGTGATCGATCTCATTGGTCTGTCGAAGAAATCTGTATTACTTTAGCTCGGCTCGACGTAGCTGCACCTCCTGAATCTGGTTTGGTATTTGTGAAACTGATAGAAGTCAGGATGAGCTGATGGTGGCATGTCAAGCCTGGCTGTATCTCTTATCCTGGATTTTGTAATTCTACTTTTATGAAACAGCCCTCTTGTCATTTTGTATCTGTAGGTCTGGATGTTTGGACGCGACTTTACGTTAAGTCTATAAGAGCTTACCAAACATGTATCGGTTTCTGCGTGCTGGAGGTATGTTTGGTTCCCACTTTGATAGCTGATGATTTAAAGTAAGTTTCTATATTTCACTCTTAATACGCTGTAAGGAAATCTGGTTGGGAACACAGATGTTACTGACTATAAATGTTGATGTTGCTAGCCATAAAGCAGAAATTTCCTACTGAGCCACGCCACACGCTTCATTGATCACGCCGAACAAATCATCCTACTTGTCAGACGGGACACGGATGCTTCtgattttcagaataaaacttCTCATTCATCAAGAGTAACCGCACAAGCTCATCGTTTGTTTCGGGCCCTGGTGTCGGCGTTGGACCTGGTGGTTGCCTTAGAGGGCACAATGGTGTGGATTGCAACAGAAAGTGTGTGGAGAGCACAGTGTATACatgagaattttgtttttatttgtaaatttgaaTGAAATTGCTCTAGTTTTATGTATCtagtgactgaaaaaaaaatatgggagttttcattttcaaattgtaCCAATTTGGATCTTCAGGCAAACAGGAACACATAGACTCAACATGCCTGGATGAGTAGCAATGAGATAAACTCCCAACAGAACAAAACGGCGTACTGTACGGCTCCAGTTGTCCCAGTTGAACATTAACTCCCATCTGGGACAAGAAACTGTGCAGGTTACTGGATAATCCTGGAGTCAGCGGCAGTCCCAGATCTGCTGGCATTGCAGCAGCAGATCAGACCTccaccacagaagaagagcaTCTTTTGGCAATAAAGGATCAGGTGAAACATGAGCAGATGCTTAGCGGTGGTGTGCGTGCGTGTTtgcgtgtgggcgtgcgtgcgtgcgtgtttCTTCTACATGTGGAGCAGCTGAGTCTGTTATGTAACTTTGCCCTGGTGCATGTTGGGAATGTTGGCTCTATGGCTTACAGCCACTGGATGAAGCTTCATGTTGATATTTGAGCCTGAAATCCGAAAGAGACATTTTTTCCCAGACGAGTGACATAAACCATGtttggagaaataaaataaaattttttggtAAATAGCTATACAGGAAATGTGTCATCATTTTCAAAGAGCCACTCATGGATTTgtgcttttagttttaaaataaataaaaacacggagagatacattttcttctctGCCTTGTTGATATTTGTGGAGAATgggttttctaaaataaaactgttagtGCCAttgtgttgaattaaagagCAAATATTTGATCAAGAGCAGAAAAATTGCTAAAACCTGCAGTTATTATATTACTATATATACCTAGATTATATTATATATCTAGATTAAAAACTTTTCTTCGTTTATTTCCTTTTGTCATCCTCATTTTCTCCACAACTGTAGAAACATTTGCCATAAATTTATAGttgtctattttattttaggtttttttttttaaataaaactttctgtgagatcaaagctgatttttaaaagGCATCGTCAGTGACGTTTTTAGCAGCTGACTTTAGGAGAGTAGATGAACTCAGCTGAAGCATCTGATGTCTGAAGTTGAGCATGAAGAGGcagaaatattcaaaaaaaatcatcatgaGGGGGAGATGTGGGTTATTACAGGGAAATGATGACAGGCTTCAGTTATGCCGGGCTGAGGAAACTATTTAATCCAGCCGAGCATTTTAATCACCAGAACACAATAACTGACTTCATAAAACAGAGTTTGTGTTTAATGCACTACTGTTAGTTAGTTACCCCGCAATAAAGTCCATGTGCCTGCTCTTACAGGGCAAtgagttttataaaaaaaaaaaaaaaaaagtgtaaaaagcataaaaatgagcTGCTATGTAATTACTGAGTTTAGCTGGAGGAGGCAGCAGCTGATCGGCTTTTATCTGGGCATCTTCGTCGAACGGACGGTTCTGCGAGTTCACGTTAAAGTCCGAACGTGAAATTCTCCGAAATGAAATGAAACGCGGAGTAAATCGAAATGAAAACGGCTGTGAtggaaagatttgtttttggcTGGAAGGCTCGGTGACGGAGGCGATGTGCATTCTGCAGCACAACTAGTTTATCTGATGTATTGAAGTATTCTTGAATCAGATATGAAGATTATCTGTGAGCGCAAGCtggatgagagaaaaaaaagtgttgcaacggcccagtcaaagtccaggtcTCCTCATTTAggttgtatttattattattaattttttattttttttaaaaaggtaatttattAAGTAGGGATGCGGGATATATCGACACTAACATATCGATGTTTATCATTGTTGAACACGTCGGTTTTGGTCTGATAAGTAGCtagtaaaacattttcccatcTTGTTTGTATGCGgtgtttgtttggtcatgtgacagtgatgcaGCGTGTTGGGTTTTATCTGAAGTCATGTAGGCGATGTCAGGAAATGTAGCAAAATGTTCATAATACCGGTAAACCTTAAGAGCAATATTCAGATATAGATATAGATGTTCATATCGGTGCTATGTTGTTACGAAGCATCCTCCGGTTGGCTGTTGGGATCCTTCCAGCCTCCATGTCTCCATGTCTCCATGTCTCCGTGTCTCCTTGTCTCCATGTCTCCTTGTCTCCATGTCTCCAGCTCAGCTTGGCTACAAACTTCAGCTCCAGTTATTGTTCTGTAACCAGAGcaaattgggttttttttaaacttgattcTTTGATCTCTGTCGAAAACCACATGagttgtattttattcttttaagaTTGTAAAAtgctacaattttttttttcaaataacaatTAGGAGACTTTTACTAGGAGAATTAGAGCAATATAGATGCAAATAAAGGCTTTTGGTGTTCCATGGCCTCTTGAAGTGGTTGGAGCTCATTAAAAGAGCTGAAGGCGAAACACAAGGGGCTTCTGGGTGGCGTATTGGACTTAAATTTGATACTTAACTCTATTATGCAACACCTTGCATTACGCCACAACTTTATGCTCTTATGTATATTTGTTAAGATGTTCTTctggagggagaaaaaaaaaagccatccTGCACTTTTCTGACTGCGTTAGTGTTAGTGTTGAATGTCATGTGAGCAGATTATGCAACAGTGCTGGCCTTGCTGCTAGTTTATGGTTTTACAGTCAATAGGAAGTGTGTACAAGCATGGGAGTGATATGGATGtcaaaatgattattattaacaacacaaaacagcatTATTATAATTGTAGTTTTGTTGTTCTTGCGTGATAGTAATAATTGATAGATGTAATTATATTTACtgagtgttgttgctgctgtagTAATTAATACTAATAGTTattagtaattattattatgtcaATTCATAATACAAAATATGAATAAGTATAGTAATAATCATGTTTATTGTTGTTCTCTAGTTAATGTCTATAGTAATAACTATTTTAGTTGTAATTAGAGTATTCATTATCATTATTGTAGcatttaataataacagtagAAATAATGATAgccataattattttatttattcctatttttgttatcattattattattagttgtTGTTCCAGCAGTGTTAAATATTActatttgctaaaaataataatagcaataataaaaacattcactCGTAAGTCGAGGTATGATTTTAGACGTCAGTGTTTACAATGTCAGCCAATCGGAACCAGAGCTCCTCTGGCTCGGATCAAAACGATGTGAAGAGGCGAAAGCTGAATTCCGTCTCATCTGGCTGCGTCACATTCCTGCAGCCGTCTTTCTAAAGGGCGTCCCTCTGGCTCTGCCAGAAGAGCTGGCGAGTGTCTCTCTGTGCTGCACTGGAAATATGCGTCGAGTTTATTTCCGTCCGCAGCCATCTCAACTTGCAACAAGCTGATAAGCCGAGCaggaagagaaaacagaaagtgcTGATTTATTCAGAATCAATGGACTAtggacttcctgtttgtgtttcacttTAAAAGAATTAAGCTTAGCATTTGAGTTTAATTGTTTTCCTTCTAtctagacttttttttcccacacaggtgaaatcagttttttttgaAGACGCAGAACAATATCACTGACGCTTGAATTTCTTGACCTAAAACCTTTCAGGTTTACCCATCAGTCAGGGGGGAcacatctttttcttcttcgttAAACGCCTCCAGTACGTTCCGCTTCGCTTTCTCTTTGTCATCTTCACAGAgccccgttttttttttctttgtaagttCATTCATGCTCTGTGTTTTGCAGTCAGCACCCAGTTGGACATTTTTCTTGCAGAAAGGCATGTGATGGCgcggtggtggtggtggtgggggggggggggggggggggggctggaACACCGAAGTGAATTAAGACTCCTGAGAGCCAATAAGGCCATGGGAGTGAAGCTGAAATCCTGAGGATATGAAGGagtgaaataagaaaacataaGTCTTCCTCTGTGTGTTTCCTATGGCATTAGATGCTTTATCTGTTGCAAATTACAGCTTTAATTGCTGTTTGGGGGTAAAGAGGAAGCTGAATTTGCAGAAACGTGGAAGAAACTGTtcatgacaagaaaaacaaactctgaaatCGTAGGACAGTAGTAGCGTCGCTCCTCTTAAAACCCGCCAGCAAGGAGGCTTCCTCCCAGTGATACCCGTctgtttcctcttcctgttttggCCTGCATGCGGCGGAGGCCGGTGGAGGGGTCACACCGTTGGTTTGAATCCACAAATggaggggggaggaggagggaaagagagaggCGTGAGAGCAGCACAACAGAGGTTTGTGTGTTAGTAACGCGGTCACGTCCGGATGGAACGAGAGAACAGAGATGGAAGCAAAGTCTGGTGTGAGGAAGAAGAGAATCTGGAGAAGTGTTTAATTACAGGGATGACAGGAGGAGGAATAAACTTTGTAACTAAGATAAGCGATTGTGACTTGAGACCAACAATACTTCGGCTTTAATTAGCTATAAATTCAATTAAAGACTTCCAAACTTTCTACTGGAAGTCTTGATTCTCTTCAAATGTTCCTTTGGGAGGGATGGAGGTCAGACTTTAGCCCCACACACTTTTAACGTGATACGAAGAAGAAACTAGATTGGCATGTATAACATCTCCAGATTGTCCAGATTCCTGGGACTTCCATAGATCCCATATGTCTTCTATTGGCTGTAGGTCTGAGGTGGTCATAAGTGTCTGGTGAACCTGGTTTCAGTGTTTTATATTATAGAGTTCCAAACATTATTGATATTGGTTGTCTTGACTGTAGCAAGATGTCTTCACTGGGAGCTTGTTGGGAACGTAATAGCCATTCAGGGGCTACATCCTTTTGAACAGATGTGTGACGAAGGCTGTCTAAATTCAAAGTCTCCTTCCAATGTGTTCCCCTTGTTCCCCAGATGTGAAGGACCGGTCATAGTCCACCTTATCCTAAGACTTATTGCAGGCCAAACAGAAGATTTGTGTTGTTGTACCAGTGGTGGATGAAGCAGGAGACTTGGTGCGCAGGGGCTGAGAGAAAGGACTGTACCCTCCCCTTCCAAATTCAGGGAATGGTACAGTGCCTGAATTTGGACAAAACTAAGAAATCTTCAGAGTGGAGGAAGTTAACAAGCTAGTCAAATGGGCACTGATCATTTGGCCAATGGTTTGTCAGATCAACTGATAAACAAACCTAGGCTGAAGACCAAGGTTTTACAACTGGGTTTGTGTTAATAATccaatgaatatatttttttgaaattatGACACATAGTTGAAACAGTGGACAAAATTCACCATTAAAGATCAAGCATGTAGTTTCACttaatgaataatttattgCTGATATTTAAGACTAAAGatttttgattttacataaGTCCAAGTCATGGTCTTGGCGTAAGAGCCGAATCAATCTGTGGAAACTCAAGCCAGGTGTTTATTTGTGTCACAACTACCAAGTCTGTGAagacaattattaaaatttaaaaaaactagcAATTTAACAATGGAACAACTAGCATCACTGTCAGCCAAAAATAAGTTGCCTCAAACAAAGAAGTCATGATGAGCGTCAACATGACCTGAGGCCTACAAAAGAcagcttttctttgtttctgcttcCAGTTGGACAAAGGTTACCAGAGGGGAAGTTTTATTTTAGCCTCCAGTTGGCTTCATAGTGGGCGTGTCTCTGGGTTTCCTCGTCATACCCGAGTATCCGCAGCTCGCCTGACAATACCTCACTTATGACGTTCACCACAAAGCATCAGGGAagaatcaaactttttttttttttgtggttaaaaGTAAGCAGTTGCGCCTCATTCCTTTTCAATGTGGTCATCTTCGTACAGTCCGGGAGGTTAACACTGACTGTGTgaatttctgtcttttctgcagGCTCTTCTCCCTCCCTGTCATCTAAGAAGCCGCGAAGCAGAGGCCTGTTTTCCGGCCTGTTCTGCTGCCTCTGCCGGGACCAGCCTGAACCCCCGCCCGTCAACAACAATGCCCCTCTCTTAGTGGAGGAGAATGGGACGGTCTCCAAGGTGTGCTGACTTCCTCCTTCGGTTGAATCAGAGAGGATGGTGTCGGGTTTGCGGTCAAcgtgtgtgtttctgtccagGTCAAGCCACTGCTGCCTCCAGCCAAGTCAAAAGACGCCGGGAAGATCTGTGTGGTGATAGACCTGGACGAGACGTTAGTTCACAGCTCTTTTAAGGTGAGTCGCAGGGGGATTATGGGTACAACCAAAACGCGACAATAACAAGGACTCCGGGGAAGAAATTGTTGCCGTCCATCAATGTGGGAATGGTTGTAAGGCCAAAATACCCCAAGTCAGTGGAAAGCATTTAACCTTTGCCAGTCTTCCCGGAAGTAGACCTCCCAGCAAATCCACTCCAAGGTCTGATGGTGCTGAGCTCAGACCAGGTTCAAAGGTCAGACAGCAGGGTTAGAAACAGACAGGTGGAAGCCTTcagttaaataaacaaattggaCGTGAGACCTCTATTCCACTTTAGGAGAAAACTAAATCTAACATGTCAGCAGAAATGGACCGTGTCAACTGCAGCGCTCTTGCTtagtctggaaaagtctggaatttgattcaagtgcttttttttatgtctggatAACTGGAATAGgaatattgaaaaatataaGCTTTTGTAAACTTCTGTCTCTTcccctttctttcttccttatTTGTCTCCTTCCATgtgtccttctttccttccctATGTCCTTTGTTCTatgattttcattcattcatttttgttcatttgttccttcttttcttccttcctttgtttattccttttttttgttccttccttccttccttcctgcccATCTCTTGACATATTCAGTCTTCTATTTTAGAGTGTTTGTATAACCACAGTGAAGTTTGCCATTAGCTTTTTTGGTAATATCACAAAATGGCCTACAAAATGGAAACATGAGTCTGGAAAAGTAGACATGGAGAACATGTAGGAACACAGTGGTGGGAGTGTGATGATGGGGACTTCTACTGCAGCTCCAGGACCAGGGCAGCTCACCCACCGAGTTTACTGATgtcaaagatgtttttttttttttaatatgtaagGAAAATTTCTTAAAGAAACCAGAGAGCAGCTCAGTTTCTCTCTGTTTAACTCAGTCTGTTCCTGATTGTCGGTGAATTCCCATCGACTGACCGGCTGGTTCCTAAAAACCAGATCGACACCGTTCCGTGCAAATACTTATGCAAAGACTTTTTTCATTCTCCAAAAGGCAACACTGTAGTCTTTACAGAGACGCTGGATGTTTTAATTACTAACGTCTCCCTGTCTGTCTCTTTCGCCCAGCCTGTGAACAATGCAGATTTCATCATTCCCGTGGAAATAGATGGAACCGTACACCAGGTAACGCCGCTCCGTCGTCTCCCCatgtctctgattggctgagtcTGCAGGTGGTGCCTGAGTTCAAGTGGCTGACGGAGCGGGACAACGTGCCTCATGGCTCTGGGCCTGATTCAAGTAATCCAGGATAGGTTTGTTCAGACAAGCACAGCCTGTTCCGGATGACTTGGTTCAGGAACGCCGGCCTCAGACGCCAACGCCGCCGCCTTCAGGAGAACCTCACCGGCTCGCATACGCCGCCTGACTGCCATCTATGCACATACCTCAATATTCGGCTGCAGATGCAAGTCTGATGCTGCCCTCAGCCGCGTTTTGCATTCAGACATATGTGACTCTGTCGGCTGGAGTCTGCAGACACACGTTGCCTTTCAGAGCAAAAATGAGGCCGATTTGAGGATTCCTGTGTTTCCAGGTGTACGTCCTGAAGCGGCCGCATGTCGACGAGTTCCTGAAGAGGATGGGAGAGCTCTTCGAGTGTGTCCTGTTCACTGCCAGTTTAGCAAAGGTAACAGCCACAGCGTGGAGGATAATCTGGTCATTTCTGTTCAGTAAATTAGAAGGTAATCCGTTGTGGAAAAGCCTGACCGTTGACAGTTCttgcagtaaataaaaacatgtcaaaggAGGCACTGTTAGGCGGTTGAGCATTTGAAATAATGTTGTCAAGCAGGAAcaggaaatatttctaaatgtttgcagGCAGAGGTGATGCAACATGGTGTAGAGTGATGGATTTCTAATCTgtgaagaaatacaaaatggtttgcaatgttttgagttttctttccACAGAACTTTGAGTTAACTTGTGACTATAATAAGgtaatgtacaaaaaaatgcaGGGAAAAAGGacctcctgtagcagtcagtcttacaATACATAataagaggcctctgactgaagactgtcaGTATATGTCCGTCATGACATGCTATCAGCTATTCC
This region of Xiphophorus hellerii strain 12219 chromosome 24, Xiphophorus_hellerii-4.1, whole genome shotgun sequence genomic DNA includes:
- the LOC116715836 gene encoding carboxy-terminal domain RNA polymerase II polypeptide A small phosphatase 1-like — protein: MDNPSSIITQVSRDDEGSKAASERGSSPSLSSKKPRSRGLFSGLFCCLCRDQPEPPPVNNNAPLLVEENGTVSKVKPLLPPAKSKDAGKICVVIDLDETLVHSSFKPVNNADFIIPVEIDGTVHQVYVLKRPHVDEFLKRMGELFECVLFTASLAKYADPVSDLLDKWGAFRCRLFRESCVFHRGNYVKDLSRLGRDLNKVIIVDNSPASYIFHPDNAVPVASWFDDMSDTELLDLIPFFERLSKVDNVYTVLKQQGTPS